The genomic window gtatttttatataataatactatataaaatattacaaaagtcGTACATGTCAAAAGTCGTCAAAAACATACACTAATtggtaaatacatattaaaattctcTGTTCGGGCAGTGAACACTATGAATTCATTCAATGgctattttgttacattttattgagaacaatcataattatatatttaaaaaaaaaacccttaataACTAATAAACTCCCTTACATATCTAAAAGTAGGCGTCCGTTCAGTGTATACGTCTTGTAAACTGTTTGCAACCATAGAATTActctttgtacaaaaatatgcaaatttgcATCATCATAAAAGGaaagacaattaattttattcacgTTATTTTACGTCATTCTCTCTTTATGTTCTGcaactattttgattttgaaatataaaaaaattaaacaatcagattttcaaaaaattttactcaaaaaaaaaaaaaaaaaaaaattgagagaaaaaaaatacacagatttataataattataaaaaaatacctcaGACAATTggacttacaaaaatatacaggtatatatataaatatataaattcatcgTTTAATCTGGGCCACGTGTCCTAGTCACTTCTTTACCATTCGAATTGCAttgattcttatttaaaaaaataaaattgttgtagagtgaaaaaatataattatatattgatatatcagaattcaagatataaaaagataaatcaaaGAGGAATGATGATTTTGTTGACATACTTGAGGTTGTAGCTATGATAGAAAGTAATTGACAATATCAAGGCACAGAAAAGTTCTTAGTTATGTTGCCAATGCAGTATAGAGGACTGCTAATGGCGAGGGGAAAACGAACaactaatataataaagaattgatatgcaataattatgttttgaagaagagttagttaatttttttttgaattgcgTACATGTGTATACACTTATATGTAAAGAGGCAAAGACTCCATTGTTGGAATAAGGGAATAggaaaataacaatgaataatcaaaaatgGAATGGCAGAAGAATGAGATCAAACTTCAGTAGATCGAATAGAAACGGTCGTATCTTCAGATTTTTCGGAATTATTTGGGTCCAAATCCAATTGATCATCCTCATTAATATCCCCCTGAAATAGTAAAAGCGTTCATTTAACAAAACGGTTGAGACATATAGTTCAGAGAACATTACTTGCAACAATAGCTGGCTAGGATCCATGTCCCAGATTAATTCATCCtatgctttattttttagcCTTTCAGCTAATCGGATGATGAAGTCATTGAAAAGAACAGAGTCAAGATTTCgactcaaaagaaaaataaggaacCAATCTCCCATTTCAGCCTTGTCAGTCAAGATGTTCATGTCAGTATCAGTATGCAAGTTCTTGGAGTTTCTTTCTAACATATACTTGCGCATGGAAGGGATAGAAATGACAGCAATCACGTAGAGCATATACAAGGATGTCACAACGGCTAGGAAAATGAACCAAAACCacatgaaaatgaaaattttttcgTTGATGATGTTGAGAGCCAAAAGACACATGGCATCATGTCTTTCAATCGTACCAGATCGTCCATAAATCATGAATTCACATTTGGTGATACGAGGGAAAACCTCTTGTAAGGGATCAGTACGTGTTTCAGGGTCAGCTTCAGACCAGGCAAGGACATCAGTTCCATAAGCCATAAAGACTCCTCCTATTTAAGTATAACGTAACATGAATATGTAAGTTGATACCATTTAAGAAATGATGATAGACTctttcatttaaacaaaaatataccccCAGCCTGTAACTGAATTTAGTGGAATTTCATGGGAATATCCAACAgaaacaaattacaaatattcCTTTATGGTATAAATAGATAAATCTCTTACCTAAGAAACTATTAATGATGTACATTTGAACAATCACGTTAATAAGGTTGATGAAGTCACACATGAAGTATTTAAAAGCGTAGAAGTTATGAGTATGGAATGTTTCATCAATATAACGAATAAGGTCGTCACACTGTTTGCTTCTTTGTTCAAGGGAGAGAGTGCGTCCACGGAGATCTTTAGTAATTTTGTCAAGCTTGCGATCCTCAAACACTTTCCAAAGATAATGAGGAAAGTAAAAAAGGACACCTTGCAAGAAAAGCACAAAGGGCACCCATTGATAGTAGGCATGATGAGTCTTGGGAGTTTCTCCAGGAATATAATTCTGTACACCTTGATGAGCGTATTCCTTTCCATGTCCAGCGGCATTTAAACCTGGAAAATGCACACAAAAGAGTATGATTTATTCAAGCtcatttactttttcttcaaatttcataCTTGGCACCGTAAAAGTGGACATAATCCAACAATAAGTGTTCATTACATTTCCAGGAATTGTATTACTAATACAATTAATCGTGCTTCCGAAAAAGTCATTACAAGTCACAAGGATACAAGAAATGAACATAATAGTAGCTGTGGTTCTATAGTGAAGCTTGAAGAAAGGTGAGTCAATGTCAGCTTTTGCTCCACGGAACCGGGcctaaaagaaagaaacaattatttaaacataaagctacatatattaatagtatGGATTCTTACTTTAATCAGCCCAGCCACGGGCATCAATACATTCATGACAGCCATGGCGGAGGGATGCCAATGCTTTCACTACGATTGGGGAAAGTTATGGTAGAACCTAtaaggttattaaaaaattaaaaaatataattattgacgtGTTGGTAATGTGAATTTAACGGTCAATATCAGGAGTAAGCAATCAAAGTATGAGATCATTCCGATTACTtcacacaaaaaatatcacaaagaAGAATAGGAGAatgattataagaaaaaaacgtTACTCAGCATAGATATGAAATGAATGATAGGACGTTATGTGATTGcgattaaatttttccaaataatttaagtttattctATGCATAACATGAGGCTCAAGCGcgactaataaaatataattattattatcagcGTTTACGAAGAAGCTcttgataaaagtttttttccacACCATATCAGAGGCTTGACTAAAATTTAACTTTGCAACATAGAATTTCTCACAAATATTGAGGGACGGGCTATTAATACACAATAAAATGCATCAATGGGGagataaattcaaattcaagcaAATAAGGCATTGTTACATAACAACAAAAAGGAATCATCTCCTATTAAAAAAGGGGGATGGGGATTTGAATCGTCACAGAAACCTCAATCaataatatgtagataatattATGTCCTACAACTTCCTTTgataaattcttgaaaaaacatattgaaCAAAGACGGCTCACAGAAATTTTGAATACTACAAAATATAGCAGAATGAACGTATACTTTTGATAACAAATTCAGATTGATACCCACTCCCCACGAATTAATTACTTGCACCTTCCTGTACTTTCTCAGAGATAATTGAAGACTAACACGATGCAATGGAATGAGTGCAGATGTGCAACGCGACAACTTATCAGCTTGGCGTAGCTTTTAGTTCATAATCAAGGGGTAAATGCGTCGTGTCTTTGTTTACTTATCAGGGTATATTGAAGTAAAACTTAATGGAacaaggaaattaattttccaacCATTAAATAAGATGATCAAGGATCGTTCTCCAGGTTCAATCCATCAAATGACACCTCTGGATAACGGCTACGCCATTCACaagttgaaatataaataaccaATCATGTAAGTCGTTTCACACAAGGGGTTTTCTATTATgaaaaacgaaaaaagaaaacaagacTACATGGatggatgaaaatattttcccttcctAGGAGGGTGTACTGTACACAATGTATAGTATCTTTGTCTCTTTTTCCTCCCTTATGCAGCTTCCCTAACCCctctgtaaaaaataaatctccAAGTACCTTGGCATtggatatgtaaaaataaatgtgttatttAATCTACACACATACAGAAAGAACGacacacaaaatttaaaataatatatcaccatttttttccatttattttaacgaactttttccttattatacaatatattcatattatacatacataagagaGTAATTCGTTTAATAGTTCATCAAAAGATGCACttccttatttgatttaattgagCTACTGTAAGAAATATTgtcaaaagttatttacaacTTTCAATATGTTCGTTCAAATCATGGTTTGAATTCCAAAaccaagacatcatcaagatgAAACTCAATTGGAAATGAAGGAAGATCAGCTTGATAATAAGGAGAGTACTAATATGCCagtgaaataaaatatgggCCTTATAGTACCGGTACAATGGCCTCACAGCATAAAAAAATAGGGTTTAATGCtgctcaaaaataatgaaaataaatggtaGTGGTTTTCAAATGAAATAGGTTAGTGAAAGAAAGGGAGGAACCAGTTTTAAAAGTATGGAAACCGTCCTTCAAATGTCtttgctattaaataaaatcactcAAAGCCTATGCTATACTGccaatagaaaattaaaaaagtttgaactcAATCATCAGaattaataaaagcaaaaaaaaaaagataggacaaataaaataaacaaactaaccAAAGTTATTGAGATCCTAATCCACCAAATTGAAGGAAGAGCCCCGAATCACCAAActgtttattcaaatatcactgaaAATAGTCGCCTGAACAGCGAAAGTGACTGTTTTAATCCACCGAAATAGTTAGATTTGTATTCAGTTTCATAGAATCATAGTGTATACAAGGGAGTAGTGCTACACGTTTTTATCTCGGCAGGCCGTGATGGCCGTACTGAAACGAAATCTGATCTACCTGTTCTTTTCTCCCTACTAAGTAAGAGAACTTCTCTTCAAACATCTCGCTCTCGCGTTCACCACCCAGTCAAACATCATTTCTCAGTGGTGATGCCATGTGAATTCCTTGCTCAGTATTCCTTTGCCCAACAGCCAGAAGAACGCAACCAGTCTTGCTTAGTAGCCACTACATATTTGATACATTgtcctattttataaatatagcgCCGAGCAAAGGTTGTTTCTCTTCCTCACACTCTTAAAATGTCGATCCAATTCCTAGCATGTCATCAATTATCATGTGTGTACGATTGAAGGAGTAAGTATGTACTCACATATTTACGGCTAATTCTTTATCcacttcatattttaatatcatttgatTGCATGAATGAGATTTGGACGGGTTGGAACTCAAGGCAACTATATTTGCTTATTTGTGAAGTGAGACAAACAAAGATgggattaaatttaaaaccagtttttcatttttatagggAACTTCaccattttggaaaaaaatctcatCACCCCTTTCCATTGCCTCTTACATAATGTGGAAATGGATGTGTTTTTAGGGTTTTTAATTTGGTTGGTTCATCCATTTGTATAAAAGTATATCATATATTGGATGCTATTATTAGATTAAATGCTCATAGTCATTTCCTAATGGCTAATAGGCTATATTATATAGGGCTTTAAATCCCCCTACATGTTCAGTCTACATAAGCAACCaaccatatgtatatatgatatttttatcatattggtATGTTAGCTTAAGTCATTTTTACTTAAATGCTGAACCTTgattaagaaatacaaaaactttttgactAATAACGAAGAGCAACAagaattcattcttcaaattgtgtcAGAAAACCAAAAATTTCCACCAAATTTtcgttaaaatatattaattaattcaaacaagTCTAAGTTAagactattaattaaaatgactagacttaaaaataattattattatcaataaatgaaTAGTAAACAACGcttttcaatgataaaaatgtttaccTGTATGCAATACCTAAAAACGTCTCTATAGTTTTTATgcttttttgatattgtaattatattttttaaatatcaaatccttgagttaaatatatttttttcattatagccATTTACATTGTACACCttctaaatattgattgattatGTTTAAACTTTTGATCAATTCCAggaatattttgaagtattttcatgagtacactgtTGTATATGTTGGTTATTTTAAGAACATTCTGGTGGTATTTTTCTATATGTCAAATATAAAGGGAAAAACCTTACCTTCTCAGGAGATAAAACTGAGGCATGTGTCAGGGCCTAATAAAGTGTTGTACATTGGAATGAAAACCAATGTGGTTACGAATCCTTTTAacagaaatatgaaaattacacgaattatttataatttcaaataatgtatgatattaattaatatcaagtGTTGCTTAGTAATAATTTAGAACAAACTATTCTGTATTTCTGAGTGAgttgtgttttattatttatcacttGTGTCAATACTCCATTCGATATTCACCTTTTCATTCCTAGGTATTTCACTATTTACTAATTCAACAAATGATTTAATACCTAGAGTGCACCTTATCGCACTCTCTCCCTGGAGGTTCACCAGCGGaagcaaatttattatattgaattacgTCTCCTATAGTAtggaaataacaatgtatttcatataaagGCAGCAATATCATCATCTATTAGTTATCTAGCaaagaaaactatatttttatattatgcaaGTTTTATAGGATCACTTCAAGGTCGATCATAATCGCAAAGTAATGAATCATATTTAACGTACAATGACAACGGCGTCGgttgaaatataattcttaaGTACAATCAATCAATTTTCTCTAGGGACTACATAATGCTAAACATGGATTTTCACGGATGTAGGTATTAagtatcaaatatttcaaaaaagctaACTTCCTAACTCATcgcatttcaaatatttactactTATTTGGGTAATTTGATATATTCTAActgttttttttacctttaatgaatgaatttttatttattcgtaaATTAACAATGAGATTCTTCATACATGTAAAATTGGAGATGtctaaaaatatgtgttttgtccttatcaaaaaaactaaaaattgacGGAAAACGCTTGTAATTAATTTCTAGGAAATTTGTTAAAtgttaaagattttaaatattgtaagcATGTTCTTCTATATTATGGGTTGAAAGATAAGACAATTGAACGCCTCATTTACTGCCTAGTTTATCTTGGGGCTCACacttttcaattacatttttttatatcattgaaaaaagaaCATTAACTTTACTGAATTCGAATTAATTATGTTAAGCTGTTGaattatacacaaaaattattgaataatagttccaaagaaactaatgtaaaaaaagggATCTACATCACTAACTTGGTTAGGacttaaaatgtaatatacttGCCTTGATTTTAAAGCAGTTACAAAAATTTGCTACGTATGCATTACAATCAAACATTAATAGTTaagtaaatcttaaaaatatcataaaaccCTTTTATAAATTGATGCTCATAACTagatatcaaataatatgacaattatatattttcattctaaaatcAGACATTAGTAACAATTTTAAAGGCTCTGATGCaatacattatttgataaaatatgaagcAGGGATTTAGCAGGAAAGATAAACggatatctatatacatatgtaacatGTACATATTGGAggcattcaaatatattatcaacATAGTGTTTATTCTTCTGTTTTAcgattgaattaaaatatttggaaattgtGAAATAgccatttttcaatattatcttattattaaagGTCTTGTGCCTTGTTGTGTAGGCCGTAGGGATGGGAATTCCGGCtctacagattttttttgttactttaatagACATATTACAACTACAGAGCCGTACCCACAGGGGCATCTGCAGGtggtgggatggaggggctgACGTacaccaaaatttcaaaaaaaaaaaaaaaaaaatctaattcatTCCGAACAATATaactttttccccttttttccaaaaaatttaatatttcaaatttaattattttctaaaaaattaaaatttttggaaacaaaaaaaagaaataattttttcctatttttgcttcaaattttGCTAGCCTTacgaatttttaaaaagaataaaatgcaaaaattctttattttctttttgagggGGTGttaaaaggtcacaaaaaaacTAGGGGTGGGTTGATGCATCATCGGaattggccttttttgaagtatcggaaTCGGCCCAATAATGCCGATACCTatgataactatttatatggataatacgacttatttgagctcattcTTGGGGACAAAATTAcgtttacaaataaataaaataactgaacCAAACGACGTCTttcagacaaattaaaaaagaaaagagaggggggggggcggTACGTTGAAAGACTATACAAATTTGCAGGTTTATAGaggaaatttacttgaaagtaacGGTTTCgaaataaccatatttttaattaagtgactttttgtctaaatatgaacaaaaaatgaagtgGAGAACATATTTTGTGAGTCACGTTCGAATCATCAGTATCCGTCCCGAGTCTAATATTAGATACGAGCACTGGTTTATACATAATTCAATTCCTATGGCaagcatataaaactcagttaggaaCTGTAGACAGTTTaagaccatttgatctcatAATAGATAATAGCCTATTGTCAATGtcacaagtatttttttttttatcagtgaggcagttgaaattagGTCAAAGGGCGAGGAAgctgactttaaatatctaactAAGGAGGGACGTCGAATTCCCTAATATGAGCCAACCAGAAATTAAAGGACTCCTGAGCAAGGAGAGTAAttagctttttaaaattttaatttattaacaactaataatgattgataaatttatgtaatttttttcctatctgtaattaataaaaagttaaaaattaaaaaaaagtaaacaattttttgtttatgaaattcctttagAAACAAGTCAAAAGTCAGTATCGGAATCGTTAGTAAAGACGGTATCCATACATCCctacaaaaaaggtcaacttcttctaaatttttattttagcgagTGTACTAGGGTGACCTGTTAGTTCGTTCTTCTCTtgtattttgatttgttatgagaaagttatgtttgaaaagttttaatcttcaaaaagCGTTTTTCTTACctatataacaatttgaaaataactttttttgacgACATTCTCCATTTTTAAAGGATTAAGACGTTTGAATTTGAAAGCTATGttcttgaatttcaaaagtttaatataaattcctttTCTCAAGGGAAACATAATAGTTCCTtattaaatccttatttttcattttgaagaaaaaccaATTATAACTCAACGAATGTTtttggatactcaaacgatcagaaACACTTTGATAACTTCCATGATCTGTTTATGaagtaagagaagaaataaaaaattaatgtcgtagaaaaaaaaaatttaatattgatgaaGGGTATCAAACTTCCATCCAAATACCataaagagtatttttaatattcgttATATATACTTGAGATACTTTTGGATTAGCGTAGCtatgtataaattcattttccagATGGCATCCagattaattatgagtgaaGGTGTACATTATACATGGATATGCGGTCTGAAACCCTCTTTCATAGTACAATACAATGAATTCTTTATCACTTATTTAGCCTATACTTTTCTTCTAAAAGAAGCCATATTTATCATTGCaagtaaatcgctcaatattaataatttcataaaatataacactttgGGCATGATTCGTAATAATGTGTAGTTTCcagaaattcaaaattattttttctagagtgcttaaaatatTCTCTTGCATTCGAAAATTAGggataaaattgattttgattttaacGACCCTTCTTCCTATTtgtaaaacaaagaaatacacaaaaatatctttaaactTAGAGCAtctaaatttcaatgtatttatctattaaaattaatccaAAATTCCAACTCaccttttaaaagaaaaaaatccattttatatttataaaaaaaatgatcatacaCTCATgaacattggaattttttaggatgcaaaaatatgtattcaatgagtaaatatatatagacctatttatttattttggtccTGGGAGTTCTGGGGTCGGATGGCTAGAGATACCGCCCTACTTTTTTGGCTTTGATGAAACGATCGATCCCAAGGCCGCCCAGTTATCCAGAACTCAACCTTATCAACTATTTCTGGTATGGAGCCGTCGAAAGAAAGACCAATGTGACCCCTCACACACATGTGGACTCCTTCAAAGCTGCCATCGACAAGGAGTGGACAGActacttttttataagatattataaaGAAGGTGTGCACCAGCTTTAGGATAAGAATCGAGGCCCTTAATGAGGCCATATTGAATGATTAGCTTCTTTACCACACTTCTCagattccaaaaaagtttattaaaaaatctataaaaattgaCACTAACTTAATTCAACATTTCCCTGACTGCAAATCTTTGCCCCCTCACTCTGTATAATAAACATTGAGGGGGGCTTCAGAAACTTTTTGGGAGCACCTAATAAGGAGCCGAGGACGTTCCTGGTCAGTAATATGCCAAAATTGAAGGAAGAACCTTTAAGTGAATTCTAAAATAACTTCAACCGTATTATGGTACACTCTGAGcacttttaaattatgaatgaaacatgaatttgtaaattgtaatttttttttttttttgtatgatttctAAATTCTAATCTTTGTtttgcataatttataaattttgattttgaaacgTGAAGAAGTATGTCATAAAAATCTCGAAGTGAGTTGACTTCAAAGTCAAAAAAGACAAATCatcataatattcaaaatataggtatatatataccCATGGGCGTatgagagtattttttttttttaggggggcaTTCAAATATTGTC from Lepeophtheirus salmonis chromosome 1, UVic_Lsal_1.4, whole genome shotgun sequence includes these protein-coding regions:
- the LOC121132446 gene encoding innexin inx3 — protein: MAVMNVLMPVAGLIKARFRGAKADIDSPFFKLHYRTTATIMFISCILVTCNDFFGSTINCISNTIPGNVMNTYCWIMSTFTVPSLNAAGHGKEYAHQGVQNYIPGETPKTHHAYYQWVPFVLFLQGVLFYFPHYLWKVFEDRKLDKITKDLRGRTLSLEQRSKQCDDLIRYIDETFHTHNFYAFKYFMCDFINLINVIVQMYIINSFLGGVFMAYGTDVLAWSEADPETRTDPLQEVFPRITKCEFMIYGRSGTIERHDAMCLLALNIINEKIFIFMWFWFIFLAVVTSLYMLYVIAVISIPSMRKYMLERNSKNLHTDTDMNILTDKAEMGDWFLIFLLSRNLDSVLFNDFIIRLAERLKNKA